Proteins from one Halovivax limisalsi genomic window:
- a CDS encoding NADH-quinone oxidoreductase subunit J has translation MPETSRSPSWPLSLIALGIAVLVVASAGSAVAAPPPKSLCGVCGDTLPGATDDGTLEIHVDESGDSRWVARVPVNESTAAAYRDNGIDLVVDVNERWNRYDVAVDDAANIQTRVSDGTVVVEYTVEDVAREGMGGAWIVEYFYRGGTGHRYELRADAVTVTVPNGSVVTNRPPDANVDGRSVTWTQETAGGIGGLSSKTYLTYGDDGVGGRIAAMATAARSFGPAKVADGALAAVGPVAVLGVATAVLGLAIGRWERRPASIRRLARRVGASTATERIVDHLRGRGVGGRGLVLGALIAAAVVAAVGWPTVGWPTGINVAAFVLGVGLFVPFGYVVGAGRRPWGPGVLLALVPTLPLLAHAPYVWPVGAGIVFVGWSLLVVLVGAPLAVLGWRYGRADVDEEPDSASGVTTRVAEND, from the coding sequence GTCGCCGCGCCGCCGCCGAAGTCGCTTTGCGGCGTCTGCGGCGATACGCTCCCCGGCGCGACCGACGACGGCACGCTCGAAATCCACGTCGACGAGAGCGGCGATTCCCGGTGGGTCGCGCGCGTGCCGGTCAACGAATCGACCGCCGCGGCGTACCGGGACAACGGGATCGACCTCGTCGTCGACGTCAACGAGCGGTGGAATCGGTACGACGTCGCCGTCGACGACGCGGCGAACATCCAGACTCGCGTCAGTGACGGCACGGTCGTCGTCGAATACACCGTCGAAGACGTGGCCCGCGAGGGGATGGGCGGTGCGTGGATCGTCGAGTACTTCTATCGGGGCGGGACCGGCCACCGATACGAACTCCGCGCGGACGCGGTCACGGTGACCGTCCCCAACGGATCCGTCGTCACGAACCGACCGCCCGACGCGAACGTCGACGGTCGATCGGTCACCTGGACGCAGGAGACGGCCGGCGGGATCGGTGGCCTCTCGTCGAAGACGTATCTCACCTACGGCGACGACGGCGTCGGCGGCCGGATCGCCGCGATGGCGACGGCCGCACGCTCGTTCGGCCCGGCGAAGGTCGCCGACGGGGCGCTCGCGGCCGTCGGTCCGGTGGCCGTCCTCGGCGTGGCGACCGCCGTGCTCGGACTGGCGATCGGGCGATGGGAGCGGCGTCCGGCGTCGATCCGGCGCCTCGCCAGGCGCGTCGGGGCGTCGACCGCCACCGAGCGGATCGTCGACCATCTGCGGGGTCGGGGGGTCGGCGGGCGCGGGCTCGTGCTCGGCGCACTGATCGCCGCCGCCGTCGTCGCCGCGGTCGGCTGGCCGACCGTCGGTTGGCCGACCGGGATCAACGTCGCGGCGTTCGTCCTCGGCGTCGGCCTGTTCGTCCCGTTCGGGTACGTCGTCGGGGCGGGACGACGACCGTGGGGCCCCGGGGTGCTCCTCGCACTGGTCCCGACACTCCCGCTCCTGGCCCACGCGCCGTACGTCTGGCCGGTCGGCGCCGGGATCGTCTTCGTCGGGTGGAGCCTCCTCGTGGTGCTGGTCGGCGCACCGCTCGCGGTCCTCGGGTGGCGATACGGTCGCGCGGACGTGGACGAGGAACCCGACAGCGCGAGCGGGGTGACCACTCGCGTGGCCGAAAACGATTGA